In one Scomber japonicus isolate fScoJap1 chromosome 6, fScoJap1.pri, whole genome shotgun sequence genomic region, the following are encoded:
- the zgc:112083 gene encoding histone H4 transcription factor, translated as MMTTKRLDNFEVACEWASCDFKGHTMEELSDHMSLHLKDYLGDKDALEELDEYSCLWNGCEFVSMGSAAELEVHAYFHNYHGKLKFVGSQLLKSRPDLPSCNQGLHSNNLLPEGSDGYVCQWEHCDSAFNNPEWYYRHVDNHVESAELQSLPQQQQALFCHWTGCDAFFKIRYRLREHMRSHTQERLVACPTCGSMFSSNTKLFDHLHRQAEPVDSLVCEHCGKAFSSERLLRDHVRQHVNQVKCPFCDMTCTTLAALKIHIRFRHCDERPFPCDFCDKRFKNQRDLQKHTEVHNEGSVYHCTVEGCEYFCHTFPTMNHHFKRVHEVGGMSKYKCHICDKVFSWCYTLTLHLRKKHELKWPSGHSRFRYRKDVDGFLKVNMVRFETVEVTKEIMKNMAKKPQSLRKSQRTSSRNKRPAVTPESGRSSPAGSSSPSSSSSSSYSSELSGGEDVSSQPSPRSSDSPVYCVMSTIPHIEDEPGGIAQEDCDTSGTSGAVQALTEVARGLGMDVV; from the exons ATGATGACAACCAAGAGACTCGACAACTTTGAGGTGGCCTGTGAGTGGGCTTCATGCGACTTCAAGGGACACACCATGGAGGAGCTGAGTGACCATATGTCGCTGCATTTAAAGGACTACCTGGGAGATAAAGATGCTCTGGAGGAACTGG atgAGTATTCTTGTCTCTGGAATGGATGTGAATTTGTCTCCATGGGCAGCGCTGCAGAGTTGGAGGTCCATGCTTATTTCCACAACTACCACGGTAAGCTAAAGTTTGTTGGGTCACAGCTGCTGAAGTCCCGTCCTGACCTGCCAAGCTGCAACCAAGGTCTGCATAGCAACAACCTGCTTCCCGAAGGATCAGATGGATACGTTTGCCAGTGGGAACATTGTGAT AGTGCATTTAACAATCCGGAGTGGTACTACCGACATGTAGACAATCATGTAGAAAGTGCCGAGCTGCAGTCTCtcccacaacaacaacaggctCTCTTCTGCCATTGGACAG GCTGCGACGCCTTCTTCAAGATCAGATACCGTCTGAGAGAACACATGCGGAGCCACACTCAGGAAAGACTTGTAGCCTGTCCCACCTGTGGCAGCATGTTTTCCAGCAACACAAAGCTATTTGACCATCTCCACAGGCAGGCCGAGCCAGTGG actcacTGGTGTGTGAACACTGTGGCAAAGCTTTTTCCAGCGAGAGGCTCTTGAGGGATCACGTTCGTCAGCATG TGAATCAGGTGAAGTGTCCTTTCTGCGACATGACCTGCACTACTTTGGCAGCTCTTAAAATCCACATCAGGTTCCGCCACTGTGATGAGCGGCCCTTCCCGTGTGACTTCTGTGACAAAAG ATTTAAGAACCAGCGCGacctacagaaacacacagaggtcCACAATGAGGGGTCGGTGTACCACTGTACAGTGGAGGGCTGTGAATATTTTTGTCACACATTCCCAACAATGAACCACCATTTCAAGAGAGTGCACGAG GTTGGGGGAATGTCCAAATATAAATGTCATATCTGTGATAAGGTATTCTCCTGGTGTTACACTCTCACACTTCACCTTCGCAAGAAGCATGAGCTGAAATGGCCCTCTGGACATTCCCGCTTTCG ATACAGAAAGGATGTAGACGGCTTCCTAAAAGTGAACATGGTTAGGTTTGAGACTGTGGAAGTGACGAAGGAGATCATGAAGAACATGGCCAAAAAGCCTCAGAGCCTTCGGAAAAGTCAGAGAACCAGCAGCCGTAACAAAAGACCTGCAGTAACACCAGAGAGCGGCAGAAGCTCACCTGCAGGATCCTCCTCGCCCTCCTCCAGTTCCTCATCCTCATACTCCTCAGAACTCTCTGGAGGTGAGGACGTCTCGTCTCAGCCCAGCCCCAGAAGCAGTGACTCTCCTGTGTACTGTGTCATGAGTACCATCCCTCACATTGAGGATGAACCTGGAGGAATAGCTCAGGAGGACTGTGACACTAGTGGGACATCAGGAGCAGTTCAGGCTCTGACGGAGGTGGCGAGGGGCCTGGGCATGGACGTGGTGTGA
- the dyrk1ab gene encoding dual-specificity tyrosine-(Y)-phosphorylation regulated kinase 1A, b isoform X1 produces MHPGGETSACKPSSVRLAPSFSLHTAGLQMAAPMPHTHQQYSDRHQPSTDQSVTVLPYSDQTPQLTANQRHMPQCFRDPTSAPLRKLSIDLIKTYKHINEVYYAKKKRRHQQGQGEDSSHKKERKVFNDGYDDDNYDYIVKNGEKWMDRYEIDSLIGKGSFGQVVKAYDRAEQEWVAIKIIKNKKAFLNQAQIEVRLLELMNKHDTEMKYYIVHLKRHFMFRNHLCLVFEMLSYNLYDLLRNTNFRGVSLNLTRKFAQQLCTALLFLATPELSIIHCDLKPENILLCNPKRSAIKIVDFGSSCQLGQRIYQYIQSRFYRSPEVLLGMPYDLAIDMWSLGCILVEMHTGEPLFSGANEVDQMNKIVEVLGIPPNHIMDLAPKARKFFEKLSDGTWSVKKTKDGKRYKPPASRKLHSILGVETGGPGGRRAGESGHAVADYLKFKDLILRMLDYDPKSRIQPYYALQHSFFKKTADEGTNTSSSVSTSPALEQSQSSGTTSSTSSSSGGSSGTSTSGRARSDPTHHHLHSGGHFGTAMPAIDGDSLCPQARQPYPPPLVWGGGVGPESVAGETHPVQETTFHVPPQHPKALHPHSHTHHHHGQMMATRPRPRHYTSPTHSSSTQDSMEVVHGHLSMTSLSSSASSSSTSSSSTGNHGNQAYQLRHLPAGALDFGQNGGLSMGLGAFSNPRQETGMAAHPAFSMGTNTGPAHYLAEGHLGMRQGMDREESPMTGVCVQQSSMASS; encoded by the exons ATGCATCCAG GAGGAGAGACTTCAGCATGCAAACCTTCGTCCGTCCGGCTTGCGCCCTCTTTTTCTTTACACACTGCTGGTCTTCAGATGGCTGCTCCAATGCCCCATACGCACCAGCAGTACAGTGACCGCCACCAGCCAAGCACTGACCAATCTGTTACGGTCTTACCGTACAGCGACCAGACACCACAGCTCACTGCCAATCAG AGGCACATGCCCCAGTGCTTTCGTGACCCAACTTCAGCTCCCCTGAGGAAGCTCTCCATTGACCTTatcaaaacatacaaacacatcaatgag gTGTATTATGCAAAAAAGAAGCGACGGCACCAACAGGGTCAGGGTGAAGACTCCAGTcacaaaaaagagaggaaagtcTTTAATGATGGCTATGACGATGATAACTATGACTACATCGTCAAGAATGGGGAGAAGTGGATGGACCGCTATGAGATTGATTCCTTGATAGGAAAAGGATCCTTTGGACAG GTCGTCAAAGCATATGACCGTGCAGAGCAGGAATGGGTTGCCATTAAGATCATCAAGAACAAGAAAGCTTTCCTCAATCAAGCCCAGATTGAAGTGCGCCTCCTAGAGCTCATGAACAAACATGATACCGAGATGAAATACTACATCG TTCACCTAAAGCGTCACTTCATGTTCCGAAACCACCTCTGCCTCGTGTTTGAGATGCTTTCATATAATCTGTATGACTTGCTCCGAAATACCAACTTCCGCGGCGTTTCACTCAACCTCACCCGGAAGTTCGCCCAGCAGCTATGCACGGCGCTGCTCTTCCTGGCCACGCCTGAGCTCAGCATCATCCACTGTGACCTGAAGCCTGAGAACATCCTTCTCTGTAACCCCAAGAGAAGTGCCATCAAAATAGTGGACTTTGGCAGCTCATGCCAACTGGGACAAAGG atatatcaatatatcCAGAGTCGCTTCTACCGTTCCCCAGAGGTGCTGCTGGGAATGCCGTATGATCTGGCCATCGACATGTGGTCCTTGGGTTGCATCTTGGTAGAGATGCACACTGGAGAACCTCTCTTCAGCGGAGCCAATGAG GTGGACCAGATGAACAAAATAGTTGAGGTTCTTGGTATCCCGCCTAATCACATAATGGACCTAGCCCCAAAAGCCAGGAAGTTCTTTGAGAAGCTTTCGGATGGTACATGGAGTGTTAAGAAGACCAAAGATGGCAAAAGG TATAAACCTCCAGCCTCGCGGAAGCTCCACTCCATCCTGGGTGTGGAGACAGGGGGTCCAGGTGGCCGACGGGCGGGAGAGTCTGGCCATGCTGTTGCTGACTACTTGAAGTTCAAGGACCTGATACTCCGGATGCTGGACTATGACCCTAAGAGCCGCATCCAGCCCTACTATGCCCTGCAGCACAGCTTCTTCAAGAAGACTGCGGATGAGGGGACCAATACAAGTAGCAGCGTGTCTACAAGCCCCGCATTGGAGCAGTCCCAGTCTTCAGGAACCACCTCCAGCACCTCCTCTAGTTCAG GAGGGTCATCTGGGACAAGTACCAGTGGCAGAGCAAGATCAGACCCTACCCATCACCACTTGCATAGTGGAGGACACTTTGGCACAGCCATGCCTGCCATTGATGGTGACAGCCTCTGCCCACAG GCAAGACAGCCTTACCCACCCCCGCTGGTGTGGGGAGGTGGCGTCGGACCAGAGTCAGTCGCCGGAGAGACCCACCCAGTCCAGGAGACCACCTTCCATGTTCCCCCTCAGCACCCTAAGGCCCTGCATCCCCACTCACATACTCATCACCACCATGGGCAGATGATGGCTACGCGGCCACGCCCACGCCACTACACCTCCCCGACACACAGCTCCTCGACACAGGACTCCATGGAGGTGGTTCATGGCCATCTGTCTATGAcctccctgtcttcctctgcctcctcttcctctacatCGTCCTCTTCCACTGGGAACCATGGCAACCAGGCCTACCAGCTCCGCCATTTGCCTGCCGGAGCCCTTGACTTTGGTCAGAATGGTGGGCTGAGCATGGGGCTAGGTGCCTTCTCGAACCCACGGCAGGAGACTGGCATGGCAGCGCACCCTGCATTCTCCATGGGCACGAACACAGGGCCTGCCCACTACCTAGCGGAAGGCCACctgggcatgaggcagggcaTGGACCGGGAGGAGTCTCCAATGactggagtgtgtgtgcagcagagtTCAATGGCCAGCTCGTGA
- the map6b gene encoding microtubule-associated protein 6 homolog, which yields MAWPCITRACCINRFWTELDKADIAVPLVFTKYSDVADVQHIPHHPQPKQKRAGAIAIETQPHPGEQEAGKAPPATGAAAGKDGSSASVMRQDFKAWKVRPEPSCKPRNEYQPSVGPFNTETQYQKDYKPWPIPKKHDHPWIPKPSPTSAKQDHGAVEAETGVEKSEIEEKMQEKEVKAEPKESVKKVPKREKSAERKTAEKTEAQMSADVSAEQRKGRAAADAVNRQIKEVMSTSSSYRTEFKAYKDVKPVKAIKAQSQFKPPEDETSLETSYSATYKGEQVKAHPADNKVTDRRRVRSLYSEPSKEATKVEKPVSRTKPKKTPTTTGKMVKKSKEKQIASSQSAKKKPSLSTPEPKPQGAVTKKSKEISNRLAEAKQ from the exons ATGGCATGGCCGTGCATAACGCGTGCTTGCTGCATCAACCGATTTTGGACCGAGTTGGACAAAGCGGACATCGCAGTGCCTTTGGTTTTCACCAAATACTCGGATGTGGCCGACGTGCAGCATATCCCCCATCACCCGCAGCCCAAACAGAAGAGGGCCGGTGCCATTGCCATAGAAACCCAGCCTCATCCCGGCGAGCAGGAGGCTGGGAAGGCACCGCCCGCGACGGGTGCTGCAGCGGGCAAAGATGGCTCTTCTGCGTCCGTCATGCGCCAAGACTTCAAGGCGTGGAAAGTGCGCCCCGAGCCTAGCTGCAAGCCCAGAAATGAGTACCAACCCTCGGTGGGCCCGTTCAACACCGAAACTCAGTATCAGAAGGATTACAAGCCCTGGCCTATACCGAAGAAGCACGATCACCCCTGGATCCCCAAACCCAGCCCCACCAGCGCAAAGCAGGATCATGGGGCTGTCGAGGCCGAGACCGGCGTGGAGAAGAGCGAGATCGAGGAAAAAATGCAAGAGAAAGAGGTCAAAGCAGAGCCGAAAGAGTCTGTGAAGAAAGTCCCAAAGAGGGAAAAGTCAGCGGAGAGGAAAACGGCTGAGAAGACGGAGGCACAGATGTCTGCAGATGTGAGCGCCGAGCAGAGGAAAGGCAGAGCAGCTGCAGACGCTGTcaacagacagataaaagaGGTTATGTCGACTTCTAGCAGCTACAG GACCGAGTTCAAGGCGTACAAGGACGTGAAACCAGTGAAGGCCATCAAAGCTCAATCTCAGTTTAAACCCCCAGAAGATGAGACCAGTCTGGAGACCAGCTACAGTGCCACATACAAGGGGGAGCAGGTGAAGGCTCACCCCGCTGACAACAAGGTGACGGACCGCAGGAGGGTACGCAGCTTGTACAGTGAGCCAAGCAAGGAGGCCACCAAG gTGGAAAAACCAGTGTCTCgcaccaaaccaaaaaagacaccaacaacaacaggaaagaTGGTGAAAAAATCAAAAGAGAAGCAGATTGCCAGTTCCCAGTCAGCCAAGAAGAAACCCTCTTTGAGCACCCCAGAACCCAAACCACAGGGAGCTGTCACAAAGAAGAGCAAAGAAATAAGCAATAGACTGGCTGAAGCAAAGCAGTAA
- the thap12b gene encoding THAP domain containing 12b, whose protein sequence is MPNFCAAPNCTRKSTQSDLAFFRFPRDPERCRIWVENCRRADLEAKTSDQLNKHYRLCAKHFDPAMVCKTSPYRTVLKDTAIPTIFDLTSHLKNPHTRHRKRIKELTEEDLKKIKERRLASSIDQLASKKEATAEDSNTTNEDEPQLSTEEKEFRDYLRSLFEVVVTLGKQSIPLAVDKASEAEYKSNNFQALLDYRMNAGDEALRKRFDATAVNTEYLSATQQGQLLDVCENTVREEMLMEVRESRFFSLVTGDLVEFAKEKHLPVFLRFVNQQNVLREEFLDFVPFDGDESALVERLEAQLTDRWGLSMEDCRGQAHKATGSSTTKMKAVAVLLMEKYPLLLHMPCSHTALNIHLAKNLPFPNVQIIMETLRRIGAFFRNPFTQDELEKAIFTHYQKNEEKGATLKQACSPGWTEQHNVFDVLLDILPPLVLCMDSIRGNGDGKFADVVTGDAYSIMETLADFEIVVTIVILKNVLMFTRAFGRNLQGETLDVFCAANSLTAVLHSLNEVNDNIDVYHEFWYEEAVSVATIMEIPVRVPRLFLRKQRAADVGEIQAEAYFKEYVTIPVIHGIMQEVEDMFSETNIKALKCLSLVPAIMGQMKFNTTEENYADVYRNDLPNPDTLPAELHCWRIKWKHRGKEVRLPTTIHETLQLPDVKFFPNVNAFLKVLSTLPVLKLEDNKSDVASERLQAYLDSMSAKQWNRSLAMLNINTHVKHDLDVMVDKYCRLYPEDDPEAEAESEEVAEEDVAK, encoded by the exons ATGCCGAATTTTTGCGCGGCCCCAAACTGTACACGGAAGAGCACACAGTCAGATTTGGCATTTTTTCGGTTTCCACGGGACCCTGAGAG atgccGAATTTGGGTAGAGAACTGCCGCAGGGCAGATCTAGAGGCGAAAACATCGGACCAGTTAAACAAGCACTACAGATTATGTGCGAAACACTTCGACCCAGCGATGGTGTGCAAAACG AGCCCCTATAGGACTGTACTGAAGGATACAGCTATTCCCACCATATTTGATCTGACAAGCCACCTAAAAAATCCTCATACCAGACATCGCAAGCGGATTAAAGAActt ACTGAAGAAGATTTGAAAAAGATCAAGGAAAGGAGAT tggCATCCTCTATTGACCAGCTTGCTTCTAAAAAAGAAGCAACAGCTGAGGATAGCAATACCACCAATGAAGATGAACCTCAACTGTCCACAGAGGAGAAGGAGTTTCGTGATTACTTGAGGTCCTTGTTTGAGGTTGTGGTCACGTTAGGAAAACAGAGCATCCCCTTAGCGGTGGACAAAGCATCTGAAGCTGAATACAAGTCCAACAACTTCCAGGCCCTTCTAGATTATCGCATGAACGCTGGAGACGAAGCTCTGAGGAAGCGGTTTGATGCAACAGCTGTGAACACAGAATACCTGTCTGCAACCCAGCAGGGCCAGCTGCTGGATGTGTGTGAGAACACAGTGAGAGAGGAGATGCTGATGGAGGTGAGAGAGAGTCGCTTCTTCTCTCTAGTCACAGGCGACCTTGTTGAATTTGCCAAAGAGAAACATCTGCCTGTCTTTCTACGCTTTGTGAATCAACAAAATGTCCTTCGAGAGGAATTTTTGGACTTTGTGCCATTTGATGGTGACGAGTCTGCGCTGGTAGAGAGGCTAGAGGCCCAGCTGACTGACCGTTGGGGTCTCAGCATGGAGGACTGTCGGGGTCAGGCACACAAGGCCACTGGGTCCTCCACCACCAAGATGAAAGCTGTGGCAGTATTACTGATGGAAAAGTATCCCTTGTTATTGCATATGCCTTGCTCCCATACAGCATTGAACATTCACCTGGCCAAAAATCTACCTTTTCCTAACGTCCAGATCATCATGGAGACTCTGAGGAGGATCGGTGCGTTCTTTAGAAACCCGTTCACTCAGGATGAGCTCGAGAAGGCTATCTTTACTCACTACcagaaaaatgaagagaaaggaGCTACACTGAAACAAGCTTGTAGCCCAGGTTGGACAGAGCAACACAATGTCTTTGATGTGCTGCTAGATATATTACCACCCCTTGTGTTGTGCATGGACAGCATTCGAGGCAATGGTGATGGAAAGTTTGCTGATGTTGTCACAGGAGATGCATATTCCATCATGGAAACTCTGGCTGACTTTGAGATTGTCGTCACCATCGTCATCTTAAAAAATGTCCTCATGTTCACCAGAGCCTTTGGCAGGAACCTCCAAGGGGAGACACTCGATGTGTTTTGTGCTGCCAACAGTCTAACTGCTGTCCTGCATTCACTGAACGAGGTCAATGACAACATCGATGTCTATCATGAATTCTGGTACGAGGAGGCTGTGAGTGTGGCCACAATAATGGAGATCCCTGTGAGGGTCCCGAGGCTGTTCCTTCGGAAGCAGCGTGCAGCCGATGTAGGAGAAATCCAAGCAGAGGCATATTTTAAGGAGTATGTTACAATCCCCGTTATCCATGGCATCATGCAAGAGGTGGAGGACATGTTCTCCGAAACCAACATCAAAGCCCTTAAATGCCTGTCACTGGTACCAGCTATCATGGGCCAAATGAAGTTTAACACCACTGAGGAGAACTATGCAGATGTTTATCGTAATGACCTCCCCAACCCAGACACACTTCCCGCAGAACTTCACTGCTGGAGGATCAAATGGAAGCACCGGGGAAAAGAGGTGCGTTTGCCCACCACCATCCACGAGACACTGCAGCTTCCAGATGTCAAGTTCTTTCCCAACGTGAACGCCTTCCTCAAGGTGCTCTCCACCTTGCCGGTGCTGAAATTAGAGGACAACAAAAGTGACGTAGCCAGTGAACGACTGCAGGCCTATCTTGACAGCATGTCTGCAAAGCAGTGGAACAGAAGCCTTGCCATGCTTAACATAAACACTCATGTCAAACATGACTTAGACGTCATGGTAGACAAATATTGCAGACTGTACCCAGAGGACGATCCTGAAGCTGAGGCAGAGTCTGAGGAGGTGGCAGAGGAAGATGTGGCAAAATGA
- the dyrk1ab gene encoding dual-specificity tyrosine-(Y)-phosphorylation regulated kinase 1A, b isoform X2 has translation MAAPMPHTHQQYSDRHQPSTDQSVTVLPYSDQTPQLTANQRHMPQCFRDPTSAPLRKLSIDLIKTYKHINEVYYAKKKRRHQQGQGEDSSHKKERKVFNDGYDDDNYDYIVKNGEKWMDRYEIDSLIGKGSFGQVVKAYDRAEQEWVAIKIIKNKKAFLNQAQIEVRLLELMNKHDTEMKYYIVHLKRHFMFRNHLCLVFEMLSYNLYDLLRNTNFRGVSLNLTRKFAQQLCTALLFLATPELSIIHCDLKPENILLCNPKRSAIKIVDFGSSCQLGQRIYQYIQSRFYRSPEVLLGMPYDLAIDMWSLGCILVEMHTGEPLFSGANEVDQMNKIVEVLGIPPNHIMDLAPKARKFFEKLSDGTWSVKKTKDGKRYKPPASRKLHSILGVETGGPGGRRAGESGHAVADYLKFKDLILRMLDYDPKSRIQPYYALQHSFFKKTADEGTNTSSSVSTSPALEQSQSSGTTSSTSSSSGGSSGTSTSGRARSDPTHHHLHSGGHFGTAMPAIDGDSLCPQARQPYPPPLVWGGGVGPESVAGETHPVQETTFHVPPQHPKALHPHSHTHHHHGQMMATRPRPRHYTSPTHSSSTQDSMEVVHGHLSMTSLSSSASSSSTSSSSTGNHGNQAYQLRHLPAGALDFGQNGGLSMGLGAFSNPRQETGMAAHPAFSMGTNTGPAHYLAEGHLGMRQGMDREESPMTGVCVQQSSMASS, from the exons ATGGCTGCTCCAATGCCCCATACGCACCAGCAGTACAGTGACCGCCACCAGCCAAGCACTGACCAATCTGTTACGGTCTTACCGTACAGCGACCAGACACCACAGCTCACTGCCAATCAG AGGCACATGCCCCAGTGCTTTCGTGACCCAACTTCAGCTCCCCTGAGGAAGCTCTCCATTGACCTTatcaaaacatacaaacacatcaatgag gTGTATTATGCAAAAAAGAAGCGACGGCACCAACAGGGTCAGGGTGAAGACTCCAGTcacaaaaaagagaggaaagtcTTTAATGATGGCTATGACGATGATAACTATGACTACATCGTCAAGAATGGGGAGAAGTGGATGGACCGCTATGAGATTGATTCCTTGATAGGAAAAGGATCCTTTGGACAG GTCGTCAAAGCATATGACCGTGCAGAGCAGGAATGGGTTGCCATTAAGATCATCAAGAACAAGAAAGCTTTCCTCAATCAAGCCCAGATTGAAGTGCGCCTCCTAGAGCTCATGAACAAACATGATACCGAGATGAAATACTACATCG TTCACCTAAAGCGTCACTTCATGTTCCGAAACCACCTCTGCCTCGTGTTTGAGATGCTTTCATATAATCTGTATGACTTGCTCCGAAATACCAACTTCCGCGGCGTTTCACTCAACCTCACCCGGAAGTTCGCCCAGCAGCTATGCACGGCGCTGCTCTTCCTGGCCACGCCTGAGCTCAGCATCATCCACTGTGACCTGAAGCCTGAGAACATCCTTCTCTGTAACCCCAAGAGAAGTGCCATCAAAATAGTGGACTTTGGCAGCTCATGCCAACTGGGACAAAGG atatatcaatatatcCAGAGTCGCTTCTACCGTTCCCCAGAGGTGCTGCTGGGAATGCCGTATGATCTGGCCATCGACATGTGGTCCTTGGGTTGCATCTTGGTAGAGATGCACACTGGAGAACCTCTCTTCAGCGGAGCCAATGAG GTGGACCAGATGAACAAAATAGTTGAGGTTCTTGGTATCCCGCCTAATCACATAATGGACCTAGCCCCAAAAGCCAGGAAGTTCTTTGAGAAGCTTTCGGATGGTACATGGAGTGTTAAGAAGACCAAAGATGGCAAAAGG TATAAACCTCCAGCCTCGCGGAAGCTCCACTCCATCCTGGGTGTGGAGACAGGGGGTCCAGGTGGCCGACGGGCGGGAGAGTCTGGCCATGCTGTTGCTGACTACTTGAAGTTCAAGGACCTGATACTCCGGATGCTGGACTATGACCCTAAGAGCCGCATCCAGCCCTACTATGCCCTGCAGCACAGCTTCTTCAAGAAGACTGCGGATGAGGGGACCAATACAAGTAGCAGCGTGTCTACAAGCCCCGCATTGGAGCAGTCCCAGTCTTCAGGAACCACCTCCAGCACCTCCTCTAGTTCAG GAGGGTCATCTGGGACAAGTACCAGTGGCAGAGCAAGATCAGACCCTACCCATCACCACTTGCATAGTGGAGGACACTTTGGCACAGCCATGCCTGCCATTGATGGTGACAGCCTCTGCCCACAG GCAAGACAGCCTTACCCACCCCCGCTGGTGTGGGGAGGTGGCGTCGGACCAGAGTCAGTCGCCGGAGAGACCCACCCAGTCCAGGAGACCACCTTCCATGTTCCCCCTCAGCACCCTAAGGCCCTGCATCCCCACTCACATACTCATCACCACCATGGGCAGATGATGGCTACGCGGCCACGCCCACGCCACTACACCTCCCCGACACACAGCTCCTCGACACAGGACTCCATGGAGGTGGTTCATGGCCATCTGTCTATGAcctccctgtcttcctctgcctcctcttcctctacatCGTCCTCTTCCACTGGGAACCATGGCAACCAGGCCTACCAGCTCCGCCATTTGCCTGCCGGAGCCCTTGACTTTGGTCAGAATGGTGGGCTGAGCATGGGGCTAGGTGCCTTCTCGAACCCACGGCAGGAGACTGGCATGGCAGCGCACCCTGCATTCTCCATGGGCACGAACACAGGGCCTGCCCACTACCTAGCGGAAGGCCACctgggcatgaggcagggcaTGGACCGGGAGGAGTCTCCAATGactggagtgtgtgtgcagcagagtTCAATGGCCAGCTCGTGA